A window from Oncorhynchus mykiss isolate Arlee chromosome 9, USDA_OmykA_1.1, whole genome shotgun sequence encodes these proteins:
- the LOC110531466 gene encoding transmembrane 4 L6 family member 4-like isoform X2, protein MCTGKCSKVIAIPLYVLAGVSIICNIIAFFPGWSTKYAQEDRDGNGDRITDEVKYMGGFIGGGLMCLIPAIHIHLTSSKGCCANRCGMFLSIGFAAAGVVGALYSLATAALVLANGPVCLFKAPGDKDASWGRPFFKNNGSYLGDSELWTTCEEPKDVVEFNIGLFATLLVAASVELVLCVIQMVNGLFGCICGTCGGKE, encoded by the exons ATGTGTACAGGAAAGTGCTCTAAGGTCATTGCGATCCCGCTCTATGTCCTGGCCGGGGTCTCAATCATCTGTAACATCATTGCGTTCTTCCCTGGCTGGTCGACGAAGTACGCTCAGGAAGACAGAGATGGGAATGGAGACCGGATCACAGATGAGGTTAAATATATGGGAGGGTTCATCGGCGGCGGACTCATG tgcctTATCCCAGCCATCCACATCCACCTGACCAGCAGTAAGGGTTGCTGTGCCAACCGCTGTGGG ATGTTCCTGTCCATTGGGTTTGCTGCTGCTGGGGTTGTTGGAGCTCTGTACAGTTTGGCTACGGCTGCCCTGGTCCTGGCCAACGGGCCTGTCTGCTTATTCAAGGCTCCAGGTGACAAAGATGCAAGTTGGGGGAGGCCCTTCTTCAAAAA CAACGGCAGCTACCTGGGTGACAGTGAACTCTGGACGACTTGTGAAGAGCCAAAGGATGTTGTGGAGTTTAATATCGGCCTGTTCGCCACTCTACTTGTGGCTGCTAGTGTGGAGCTGGTGCTGTGTGTAATACAGATGGTCAACGGACTGTTCGGATGCATCTGTGGTACCTGTGGCGgaaaggag TAG
- the LOC110531466 gene encoding transmembrane 4 L6 family member 4-like isoform X1, with product MCTGKCSKVIAIPLYVLAGVSIICNIIAFFPGWSTKYAQEDRDGNGDRITDEVKYMGGFIGGGLMCLIPAIHIHLTSSKGCCANRCGMFLSIGFAAAGVVGALYSLATAALVLANGPVCLFKAPGDKDASWGRPFFKNNGSYLGDSELWTTCEEPKDVVEFNIGLFATLLVAASVELVLCVIQMVNGLFGCICGTCGGKEEA from the exons ATGTGTACAGGAAAGTGCTCTAAGGTCATTGCGATCCCGCTCTATGTCCTGGCCGGGGTCTCAATCATCTGTAACATCATTGCGTTCTTCCCTGGCTGGTCGACGAAGTACGCTCAGGAAGACAGAGATGGGAATGGAGACCGGATCACAGATGAGGTTAAATATATGGGAGGGTTCATCGGCGGCGGACTCATG tgcctTATCCCAGCCATCCACATCCACCTGACCAGCAGTAAGGGTTGCTGTGCCAACCGCTGTGGG ATGTTCCTGTCCATTGGGTTTGCTGCTGCTGGGGTTGTTGGAGCTCTGTACAGTTTGGCTACGGCTGCCCTGGTCCTGGCCAACGGGCCTGTCTGCTTATTCAAGGCTCCAGGTGACAAAGATGCAAGTTGGGGGAGGCCCTTCTTCAAAAA CAACGGCAGCTACCTGGGTGACAGTGAACTCTGGACGACTTGTGAAGAGCCAAAGGATGTTGTGGAGTTTAATATCGGCCTGTTCGCCACTCTACTTGTGGCTGCTAGTGTGGAGCTGGTGCTGTGTGTAATACAGATGGTCAACGGACTGTTCGGATGCATCTGTGGTACCTGTGGCGgaaaggag GAAGCGTGA